The following nucleotide sequence is from Acyrthosiphon pisum isolate AL4f chromosome A2, pea_aphid_22Mar2018_4r6ur, whole genome shotgun sequence.
ataaCCATGACATCAtggtatattatacgaaaaacaatttttatcagtCTATAACTGATTTTATATTGACtatgaataaattgtattttataataatacaatatattatttaaaattatattaatataggtactaggtagttaatacataagtaggtattttattttataatttattaacagtataaatgcattattaatatacctcacaaatatttataaatataatatattgtatacttacataatattatgtattatcatacaaataataagcaaatttaaaattttgaattttgaaaatgcatTCATAATTACATTGGTGATTATTGTTTTACAGTTTATTGCAGTAAGCTTTTGGCCAATGTGGTTTGCTGACAAATCTTTAGTTATGCCTATACACTATGATCTATACTTTCCGTCTTGGCTGAATCATGTAACACATgcccatatttttatatttgcaatATTGGAAATGATCACGACTTACAGAGAATATCCATCCAGGATTACAGGATTGtctgtttttattacttttaagcTTTGTTATTTGATTTGGTAAGTACTATTAGGatttttttagtaagttatataaatattaaatgcctgctatcaatttaaatttagattatttgacaaattaataattgtaacatGACTTGTATAAGCGTTATCAAGGTATTAGGTAAAACAAGTCACTAAATaagttttatagtaaattaaaaactggcaatgattattgacaattattacaAGTTGTAAATTTACTAAAGCAGTGCTTGTTAATCTAGTGCCCTTTAtgcaatactttttaaatatttaaatattttgatagttttaaacttaaaaacgtATAACCGATTAAAGTGAGGAAGTccctatacttaataaatacaataaataaatatttttaaaaatacctagctcaacacaaaaaaatatctcCCTAGAGCATGATTCGTAATGCATGAACGaatcaaaattcgaaaaaaaaatgaacatgcattaacttattttttggttttagatattttataatttgaaaagtttgtattgtgatttaagtatttaactataataaattcattataaaaacctataacaatataatatttagaataatacaatttcaatttaGTTAGTAGGTAATTTGGAATCAGAGGTCTCAAACTCAAATTACCAACGGTCATAAATTTAAAGTCAAAAGTTCACGGtagaacttttcaaaatatttgaagaaataagtatttatactgCGGGCCACGCTAAAAGAGTTCACTGGCCACAGTTTGAGACCactgatctatataatatcattattatttttttttttttaatgcggtATTAAATAGGCAAATAAATCCTGCATAGGTAATTCCCGCAAAAACGGCTGAAGCAAAccatggttttattattttatatttatataattatatctgttgtgtttatgaaatattggcccgatacctataatattcctatatgatatctaattaatatttgatatggtCTCAACtctcaacatttttataaaaaaaaataatgtttttgtcaaaatatttaaattatataatcaatatatttacaactaaaaattatgattattgattatgataACTTTACGTCTCTACAGATGATGCCATGGCACTTCACGTGCGCACGTCTATAGATACCTAATGGAAAAGCTCAAAGGCCTATATAGGCGTAGAGCACTAGgacactaggtatataaatctaCTAATGAAGTATTCACGCATGTATAAATAGCCTCAAATTAAGgcggattattatttattagtgtacctaaataaaaaaaaatatattagtattagttcggacgaatttaatatttaaacataaaaacctTTAAACCTAGGcaaactttttttcaataacaaatGACAATTAGGTATTTAGAGGTACCTACGCACCTTGTGTCCTTGTGACTTATAGCCTGTAGttacatatttattagtttaggtattaggtataactataatttattatttagtgccagtctaattaataatatggtataattattaaaagtcaataaataataaataaatattattgaatatatagataggtattataaatattcaaatttaaaacatttaaaacgtttattaatgttttatctaTACCAACCAATAGTTTCATGGAAAAATTCGAAAATAGAACATTCAAAGATTTCATTTGGAAAGTAGGGATCTAAAAAATAGTGAGACATAACtattgtacctatgttatatattatgtaaatatgagAGATGGAAAAGTGGTGAAagccattaggtatatattctttacacctaaaataaatataaattgtgggaaaacaatatttacttatataaatataactgatCATCAGAATAATAGTAATAGGatgaattatatacataaacattttgaagtagtcaaaaactgtaaacaataaacaataggcttaaattatacaatttatttttgattgaatAGATGCGCTTTATCTTTTGAATTTGgctaaatgattaattattgattgtaatttgtattactatttatttactaactatCCAACCAGGCGTTACCTGTGCCAaagatttgttattttataaatataattgtaaaaaaatgtatatggcatatttttactaactatatataatagtaacataatattatgaaatcaatGACAATCACTttaatagacaaaaaaaatattcgtgaGCTGAAAAAAAATTCCTGTGTGGGCTACCCTTTAGCTATAGGTGttgataaaataagttataaacacCCTCCAAGGCTACAAATCTCAAGgcatctattgatataacttttattggaAACGGTCCaatagtttttgagtctattaACTTCAGATAAGCCAACATCCATTTTTAGCCGTTTAACCTAATTTCGCCcgtgaaaaaatgaaaacatttaaaatatagtgcGTGTATATAGGCGTATCTTGGGTTTAATGTACTTAggcagtggcgtacgcaggatttttcagtggggggggggggggcttgaaaattagttacaattttatttttattttgtccagtctaataatatcagacgtttatttgaggtattttaaaatttttgtaacttttcacttttatagtagaaaaaatgttctGATCATAAACATCGATCCCGAATGTATGTTTTTAGAAgtgaattggatctagttgatacttttaggaggtcgaaattgaaaatgctcagtgctttctaaaataattggagaaaaaaatgaaaatttattaaaattgttcggtaaccagcttggttataccgtcctcatttggattgtatttgattaatttaaatttgtttttctataaatgccaataaaaaattattcattcggtcaaaaagcttaaaaatgtaatgcgtaagtttttagctaaaatattaacgatacataggcatcatagttatgttttataagcatttaaagttcaaatttcgtcaaaaccacagttaatttgtggttcaaaacttataaaatattaaatgtttatataactaaggctaaacaatttaatacaaggtctttcatacaggtaattcatacttttacctaaaaattacagatgatttatgaaaattggtatgcaaatacattgttttttcaaaaatgaattcattctggtaagacatatatgaaatttacgtcttgcttactatagttgagagttgaaacttgataaatatttttgaaaaagtaataacaatatgggcaatggggggggggggggattcaGCCCGTTAGCCCAGCCCCCCTGCGGACGCCACTGTAGGTACCCAGGTACCTTAATTCACGGGATAATTAGCGTTCGTGTACTTCGATCTTGGTATTAATCGAATGTGATTCAAACTTCTCTCTAAACTTCCCTGACATctctaagaacaattttgaattttcacaaaatcaattaaatagtttttgaatatataagcTACAGATATACATTCAAGTATTCAACTCCTGTATTTGTTTTAAGGTAGACATAATTTCTTTATTGGGGGCCATAAATACGACGATTTAACAACGCATGCTTTTActtttacctcatctgcccGAAAACCAatgacaaccatttataaacaaaagaaaTTTTCGATTTCCTTAGTATATGTCAAAATCTTTCTgtgagtacctatatctacctctttaaaatttgaatttcggAAAATCCTTTCTTGGAACCTACACTTCTACGTGATGGTACAAAGGTACCATAATGGTTCATGcatatttaattatcttaataagattagttattaattaagtatcTAAGTTTCTTAATCCTAACCATAAATCTCCAGATGGCGGCTATCATAGTTTAGGCACTACATTGATCAGTCAGTCGATCACTcaaaaaagcaatttttttcaataattttccgGTGCACTTTTTATTTCCGTAAACTCACCTTATTCGGGCTATATTGCTATAACAaacattacaacaaaaaaaataagccTTATCAGTCCAGTAGATCGATTCTGTAAATCGATAAGATTTGTTATCGACAACTTTCGGTTCGTTCGGCTATCAAAAGGTGTGTTatcgacaatttaaaaaaaaggaattatGTTATCAATCGCAGCCGTTCTTAATTGATTCGATTACCAACGAAcagcatttaatttttatttttaagattattttaaagattttacttaaaattgtaatttaaatgatttaactatttaacgtatctatttatttaatatacaatttttcaagaaatatttttagaaataaccCATGATGGTAAAACAAATCAAACGTCTTCTGATCCAGATCCTTCATATCCCTTCTTTAGAAtttcctaattataatatagtatattatgtagtttgaaATTTgccatatataggtatttcataatattttaaaattaataggcgtaatgaaatgaaattaataCTTGACTACCAATGATGAATtgtgttataaacattttgtgaattaaaaaccaattaaataggTCACTACTAGACATTTAGATTGAATTAATGgatgattattatatagttattattaggtagataCTAGAAGGGTAAAGTTATCGCattaaaaaacacattcaattgatcgcattattatattaatatgtatataaataattgcacttacacatttttaaattacatagaaaacatttaaataaaataaaaaataatataataataaattgatactgtaaattaaatattatataaaaaaaaaaagtaaatataaacattgcTTTCATAGTTTTATTACTGCATTGCTCATCAAAtgatttttagggttccgtacggtaaaacggcaggaccctattactaaggctccgctgtccgtctgTCTGTCATCAGTCTGTATCTCATGAActatgaaagttagaaagtagaaattttcacagattatgtgttgccaacatgtttatagctgatgatggtacggaacccttcgtgggtgagtccgactcgcacttggctggtttttttttaaaaatattttttaagttatcgaTGTTGATGGACTGTCTGTTAACGCACTATAAATTCCTGTGTCTGAAACCTGAGTCTACATTTGTGGTTGTAAATGCgcgtattttaaatttggacgTAAACTAGATCAttgctatatacctactcaaattaTCTATATACCAATCACTTTATTGACTCATAACTCATTTCAAAATTTGGTAATCAGAAATATGTCAACAAATTTATTGGTATAAATGTGTATTGCtgcgtttatttaatttttattttacatatcgatttaaatgtttttaaaattatactaaaatattgcactaaaaaaaaattacaaaaatatcatgttactgcaataaaaaaaattatatctaaatgAACAGTTTTACAAAAAGTATTTTAGTTCACTTAGGATTTGAGAATAAATATGagcatctaaaaaaaatatagtaacttCACTGCCCTTATATCATAGGCGTAATACTTGGCTTTTAGGTTAGGGAAAGGGCCAGAATGCCAGAATTTCCGTAATTATTTTGATAGACGATAGTCAAATATAAGGTATTTTAACTACGGAGCtggtaaaatgaaaataatataatatgctaaagtAGTAAAGTGGAAGGTGACGAGGAAtcccatattataatcattatattaaacatataatagatatttttaaagttgtatagcaaaaataaaaataactataatatatgtctatatagtatatatatgttatgtacagtgtacaatgtacatatacatttaCCCAATAATATCTGAGTAGGTATCAAATAATTCTTGGGGGGGAGAGCTTTAGTCCACTTAAGCAACGTATTTACATATTTGGTGgtgtttattaatcataatcaaattaaatatcataaatgtatataataatgaataataaaacatatttacagGATCAACTATGTATTTTACAAGAGTGGCATGTGGGTTTACCCCATTCTTGCAAAATTGAACTTGCCATTGCGAATGATTTTCTTCACGGGAACTTTTTTATATGCTCCATTTACCTATCTAGTTggtgaatatttgaataatacctACTGGGGTATTCGTCCTTCAAATGTAAGTTTatgtcaaaattatataatttgtttctatgaccataatatagtgtacaaaaataataattattagaaggTACTTACCCACCTAGGTTAATATGAATTACGGAACACTGATTTTTGATattcctatatggctatatattattacagtcttGCTGTCCggatattaatacttatttaatatacttttatgattattgtatttatgtatattttttgttacagaaATCAAATACTTTAAAGAAAgaataaaacgaataaaatattaatatgacattatactcaacattgtacctatatatgtttgaTGTTGCACCAAAATGTCCagatttatacctataaattgtatgtatgagttatttttgatttgtatgaAATATGATCTTTtagtatagataggtaggtatacctactacctattaattataatattatatgtacctatatactaaatgtctacataaaacacaataaattatatattatataacgtgtTAAGGAGGTATTAACTTTTGTCAATTATGttacgtacctatatctgtATGCATTGTATACCCACTTGCCACTTGGTAATATACATggtgtaatattaattgattgtttTGGGCTCTATAACTTCTGATTGGATATCAAACGAGCGACAGCTATGACATATGAATGAGAATGGCACTACAAGttgtaatacagtattatatagaAATGGTAAGTACCTAACAGCTACCTGGTATACCTAGACACCTAGTGGTATCACCAATTTCATCAGAGCCTATGAGAATCTATGACAGTCATACGCGTAATTGTCATAATTGGTTCATGATATGCGAACTTTCAAACGTATACCtgcaattatttttctttaccaCTGTCTGTTGGTGTAAAAATGAATATCACTTACTGTCCTACtcaatacgttttttttaaacatttattaaactaaaacataatatgtgttaGAAAATTTAAACCGTAAGGTACACCAACAAATATGAGTTCGGGGAAGTACTTATTGGCTATTatctattcattataatatgtaggtaatgttatattatagtatttcgtTAATAGTTAGTATTTAATAACAAGTTTACGagtttatacctattacctactactCATTAGGTATTCTCTGTATAGAAGATAGGTACTTCAGTAGTtcagtacctacttatgtataatatgttaccgaCTATCGAAaccatatatttagtatttacataggtaataaaataacctTCTATTTCGATAGGTTACCatgatttactatattattactttcaacGTAAAGTGCATAACAAAGTtggctatttatttatataataattttattattaaattgtatttgcgCGCCGGACGTGTGTCtgacaatttgtattttgtatttcctCCACTACGAGTGCTAGCAACAGTAACCGAAGCAACGACGGACCGGACACCGGACTACCGGAATCGTCGCACCGCGCCATCGTCTTCCGTCACAGTCCGGCAGCCACCTATTTGAGATTCCGCACGGCGGGGCGACGAGGTTACCGGCTTCACCGCATCGGCGCATCGGAAATaccaataacaacaacaacaacaacaataactcCACGACCACTACCAATTATCGTCTTATCTAGTATAGTTATCTATCTCGACGCGTCACATATTATGGAAGTATGGAACAACCATCAACATGAATACATGATCAAcgactatattattaactactatAGCGTAGTAGCGTgacgaatatttaatatttgtagtttatagtttataccgtaACCGTATTGCAGTAGTGTACACGTCTTTATCGTCgagaatattattacaatacttgttattaattaatacctattataaattattacgaactACGAAGCCGGTTCCAAATTGATTattgatactattataaaacatcGGCCTgtatatgcatattacataGAAAAAAGATTAAATGGTGGCCTACTAAACAcaaactaaaatctaaataaactaGTGCAGGAGGTAtaccgttattattatgtatttatgccGATCGATACGGGTTTGTCGAATGAAATCTGTTCGAAACCAATTTCGTCgcgtactataaaatatatttggtgaTGATGACACCATTACCAGTACCGTGACATTCATGTGAGTTtttaaacgttcataaaaaatttagtcTTTTTCCTTTCTATATTGCCCAGCGCTCGCAGTTATAATGTAGAGCGTTGCGCAAATTTCACAAGGCTGATCCACGTCGTctgcctaataatattatgacgtgtgcgatcgtaattaatttttattctatcaGTTAGTtactgattatatttattataattataataattgttgatgttGTCTGATGTCAGGATGTCAAACAGTAATAATGCATCGCCCAGCCGTATTCCAAAGCCGAATTGGTTGCGGCACTCGAATAAGACACCGAAGATCCAAAGACATCAGAGTCTAGTGAGTGAAAAACtgtttttcacatttatattaagTGTTAACTATTGGccggtacattataaattaagtcCATAAAAGGCTCAGActcttaaataaatgtttctggTACTATTGAAATTTTCTTTAATTCACTAATAAtagatgataatttttttttttttgacgcaATATATACTAAgccaattaaacataataataaataattttgatatacatcactaactaaataattaatacgttaattaaatataggtttaTGTTATCACAAATTCTTATTGTACCCACCTAAATATTTAcagattgtatttttttttaaataatatatatatatataatgataaaacttTGACTTTTAGTAGAATAATCATAATGGTTgtcagtaaaaataatgatacttACAGTTTTCAatgataagtaaattattattaatatactatcaacagttttgtcaaatataaaaattagacaataagtaattattgataattttacatCAATTAATTAATCACAACATTATACCAATTTATTATGTGCACTGTGTAGATAAttagatgtatattgtatagcatCAAAAAGTTAGCTTTTTAATGTcttgatatataggtacacattcaATTTGTCAATTGATGTTTTgacaaaagttataaatagtaattaataacattattaaaacaataaaaagaagaaatattaattaatttaagattaaaattatagaCATGTTTTAAAGAATCTGcccaaaacaatttgtttttaatatgaattacgGGTTTTCTACCTTCCCTATCTGCATTTAGTATGCACAAATATATTTGTTCATGtttacccatatatatatatatataaactgtaGTCTCTAGAAAtgtagttttaacttttttgtaaTGTCTTCAATTCTATTGTtctttattcaattaaatataatatttttaattatctgtaGGTTAGACTTTTGTTTTAGACTAGGTAGAttctaataaatcatttttaattggttataaattataataagttgtaATAAACTTGTAGATTACTGTACAATagggttttaatatttttaaccagaTAAGCCATATATTCATTATGCTATTTATATGaagttctatttttaaaatgttctgaaATATgcttttagaaaataatgttCTGAATATTGGAATGTTACCAATTGTAGGACCATGATGAAATTCAATGTTAGTCAGTACTTGGAAAATTTAGTTTGGaagcaaaaatgttttactaaGCTAATGAAAGCCTAATGTACACAATTATTACTATcaagaataatataggtatatgtaaaataaaaataaacttaaaattcatacataaaaattaatattaaatcaatttgtaagactatttcaaataaacacaatatttgaTACTTATAAAGTAATactgtatgtatttttttagtatttactaaatgtttactacctattcttatattttgaaaataataacaataataataaagctggtacaaatttatatttttatgtagtttttagggttccgtacggtaaaacgggagggactattactaaggctccgctgtctgtcaccaggctgtatctcatgaaccataaAAGtcagaaagttgaaattttcacagattatgtatttcctTTACCActgtaacaaaaaatactaaaaatcctagaatatataatataactgcagTGTTGTCAGCATGTTTATAgttgatgatggtacggaacccttcgcacttggccggtttttatGTATACTGTTCTAAATGCAgtacatttgataaatataacattataacataatatatattaatctattaaactTGATTGATTTGTGTTTTAATCTaagttcttaatattatttttagcaaactttaaatacttatgaaaaagaTGACGATTGTGCATCAGAAAAAAGTTTTGGCAGTACAACCAGCAGTCAGTGTGATAATGGCCATTCTATGTTTGCTCTTAATGGCACCACATATTCCAGCCGCAAAAAAGCTTATTTACACTATTGTCCCTCAAATATAGGCAGTGAAGAGTATCTTACTCCTACACAGAGATCTAGTCGAACTATCAGAAATCTCAGAGTAAACTAAGTCattttaaccatataatattcaataatataatagtcattaaataatttagagatTGCTAAATGATGCTCACAGTGAACTTAATGATAAAGATACAGAGATTGATCGACTTAAGAAAGAAAATATTGAACTTAAAGTAAAATGTGGTTATGAAACTGCTAACGATTCAATTGCTGAAGGTAATGAAGATGAAGACACAGCTAGATTCATACCCAGTAAAGAACAAACCCCTGAACTTGATTCAACGTAATTATTCTTTTGAATAGAAAAtgttattgaacttttttaatTTGCCCTTCTACTTCTTATTTTAGTAAACTTTCAAGGAGTTTTTTGAATCCATCACCATCACCAGCAGATTCAGGACATGGTGATGAATATGATGAAGCTAAAAAATTAAGACAAGCTTATGACGAGTTGCGAGAGAAACATAATGATAAGATTGAAGAACTATTGAAACGCTTAGGAGAACTTCATGAAAAGTAAGAGTTGTTAATTTTCATTGTTAACTCATTCATCACTAAGTAATAATGAAAacagtaaattttatattaacttaaatgtatcttctaatttttatttgttagaaATTACCcaaattttgattaataattgttatattaattattgaaattccagtcatattttcatatataattatacttgcAAGAATAATGTTGCAAAACaacgaacatttttttacaaatttagtgacaaatctaGAATTAACgaagaacaaaataatttgatttatagtaACATATGGACAAGAGTATGAttagaaaaattgatttttgctACAGAGGTTGAGTTAAAGACAAATAGAATTTGGTTTGTCAAAAAGGCTAATCAAGAAGAA
It contains:
- the LOC100572651 gene encoding androgen-induced gene 1 protein, encoding MTAAAKNCTMDTINKGVHLSGALLFTYSLYYYYTYVNIPARLNPLDEAFGGKFKYLTFCNMVIQTVFYLYAVFVDHIAVRTCSAVTSESLKRSQHNFFTIFAFPLSMFIAVSFWPMWFADKSLVMPIHYDLYFPSWLNHVTHAHIFIFAILEMITTYREYPSRITGLSVFITFKLCYLIWINYVFYKSGMWVYPILAKLNLPLRMIFFTGTFLYAPFTYLVGEYLNNTYWGIRPSNKSNTLKKE
- the LOC100572731 gene encoding calponin homology domain-containing protein DDB_G0272472 isoform X4, producing the protein MMSNSNNASPSRIPKPNWLRHSNKTPKIQRHQSLQTLNTYEKDDDCASEKSFGSTTSSQCDNGHSMFALNGTTYSSRKKAYLHYCPSNIGSEEYLTPTQRSSRTIRNLRRLLNDAHSELNDKDTEIDRLKKENIELKVKCGYETANDSIAEGNEDEDTARFIPSKEQTPELDSTKLSRSFLNPSPSPADSGHGDEYDEAKKLRQAYDELREKHNDKIEELLKRLGELHEKYYGLKPLLDEAYIRIKELEMENDFLKWSKTVPDNTKTAIDQTSIDHIKKTFCDVLTQTQSVLQLDKKTETDQTHHNFYGAITENIQNSLHKSDSDKNHVIPTQTQQIVCLEKDTETNGQEVEDSIDELSNVKLQLKKTKGRSQSVGGALLSGPEAIALWMIGTKKVKYI
- the LOC100572731 gene encoding calponin homology domain-containing protein DDB_G0272472 isoform X3, whose protein sequence is MMSNSNNASPSRIPKPNWLRHSNKTPKIQRHQSLQTLNTYEKDDDCASEKSFGSTTSSQCDNGHSMFALNGTTYSSRKKAYLHYCPSNIGSEEYLTPTQRSSRTIRNLRRLLNDAHSELNDKDTEIDRLKKENIELKVKCGYETANDSIAEGNEDEDTARFIPSKEQTPELDSTKLSRSFLNPSPSPADSGHGDEYDEAKKLRQAYDELREKHNDKIEELLKRLGELHEKYYGLKPLLDEAYIRIKELEMENDFLKWSKTVPDNTKTAIDQTSIDHIKKTFCDVLTQTQSVLQLDKKTETDQTHHNFYGAITENIQNSLHKSDSDKNHVIPTQTQQIVCLEKDTETNGQEVEDSIDELSNVKLQLKKTKAMYETILQQQLEQQRQRPIHDAEMTLQFLKSAFYYYLTDPSNTTGHLNAILSILRYSDAEKKIIERNQAWK